Proteins found in one Penaeus vannamei isolate JL-2024 chromosome 29, ASM4276789v1, whole genome shotgun sequence genomic segment:
- the LOC113803515 gene encoding tubulin alpha-3 chain-like yields MRECISVHVGQAGTQMGNSCWELYCLEHGIQADGTMASDKAGGDDSFNTFFSETGSGKHVPRAVFVDLEASVIGEIRTGCYRQLFHPEQLITGKEDAANNYARGHYTIGKEIVDLVLDRIRKLADNCTGLQGFLIFHSFGGGTGSGFTSLLMERLSVDYGKKSKLEFAIYPAPQVATAVVEPYNSILTTHTTLEHSDCAFMVDNEAIYDICRRNLDIERPSYTNLNRLIGQIVSSITASLRFDGALNVDLTEFQTNLVPYPRIHFPLVTYAPVISAEKVYHEQLSVSEITNACFEPANQMVKCDPRHGKYMACCLLYRGDVVPKDVNAAIAGIKTKRTIQFVDWCPTGFKVGINYQPPTIVPGGDLAKVSRAVCMLSNTTAIAEAWARLDHKFDLMYAKRAFVHWYVGEGMEEGEFTEAREDLGALEKDYEEVGCDSAEAGEDDGEEY; encoded by the exons ATG CGCGAGTGCATCTCTGTCCACGTGGGCCAGGCCGGAACACAGATGGGAAATTCTTGCTGGGAACTCTACTGCCTGGAACATGGCATTCAGGCGGACGGCACAATGGCCTCCGATAAAGCTGGCGGAGACGATTCCTTCAACACCTTCTTCAGCGAGACCGGGTCGGGAAAGCACGTTCCGAGGGCGGTGTTCGTCGATCTCGAAGCTTCGGTTATTG GCGAGATACGGACAGGCTGTTACCGCCAGCTCTTCCACCCCGAACAACTCATCACCGGCAAGGAAGACGCCGCCAACAACTACGCTCGAGGCCACTACACGATAGGCAAAGAAATCGTCGACCTCGTCCTCGACCGCATCCGAAAGTTGGCCGACAACTGCACTGGTCTGCAAGGTTTCCTGATCTTCCACTCGTTCGGCGGCGGGACCGGGTCTGGCTTCACGTCCCTGCTGATGGAGAGGCTGTCTGTGGACTACGGGAAGAAGAGCAAGCTGGAGTTCGCCATCTACCCCGCCCCGCAGGTCGCCACCGCCGTCGTCGAGCCCTACAACTCGATCCTGACGACCCACACCACCCTCGAGCACTCCGACTGCGCCTTCATGGTCGACAACGAGGCCATCTACGACATCTGCCGCAGGAACCTTGACATTGAACGTCCCTCTTATACCAATCTGAACCGCCTGATTGGCCAGATCGTCTCATCCATCACGGCGTCTCTCAGATTCGACGGCGCCCTCAATGTCGACCTGACGGAGTTCCAGACCAACTTGGTGCCCTACCCCAGGATCCACTTCCCTCTGGTCACCTACGCCCCCGTCATCTCGGCAGAGAAGGTTTACCACGAGCAGCTCTCGGTCTCTGAGATCACCAACGCCTGCTTCGAGCCCGCCAACCAGATGGTCAAGTGCGACCCTCGTCACGGAAAGTACATGGCCTGCTGCCTGCTCTACCGCGGTGACGTCGTGCCCAAGGACGTGAACGCCGCCATCGCAGGCATCAAGACGAAGCGCACCATCCAGTTCGTGGACTGGTGCCCCACGGGCTTCAAAGTGGGCATCAACTACCAGCCGCCGACCATTGTTCCTGGCGGAGACCTGGCGAAGGTGTCCCGCGCAGTGTGCATGCTCTCGAACACCACCGCCATTGCCGAGGCCTGGGCGCGCCTCGATCACAAGTTCGACCTGATGTACGCCAAGAGGGCCTTCGTGCACTGGTACGTGGGCGAgggcatggaggagggggagttcaCGGAGGCGCGCGAAGACCTGGGGGCACTCGAGAAGGATTACGAGGAGGTGGGGTGCGACTCGGCTGAAGCAGGCGAGGATGATGGCGAAGAATATTAA